Proteins found in one Geomonas subterranea genomic segment:
- a CDS encoding PEP-CTERM sorting domain-containing protein, whose translation MKKVPAVLATAALVMLTTSAWAIPITGTINFTGSGHATPNAAAIINATGVFFGDSQVAGTNSGTYSAIAVGTPVVFTGFTFNPSSGLVPMESLWTLTSLGNTYSFDLNSINRGHQSKYFLNLLGEGVLHATGFDPTPGNWYYSSQDGAIAFSAESSSAPVPEPGTFALLGAGLLGLAVYGKRRRNHDHSCNA comes from the coding sequence ATGAAAAAGGTTCCTGCAGTACTGGCAACCGCTGCACTCGTGATGTTGACTACGTCCGCCTGGGCCATCCCGATCACCGGCACGATCAACTTCACCGGGAGCGGACATGCGACCCCGAATGCAGCGGCCATCATCAACGCCACCGGCGTATTCTTCGGCGATTCCCAGGTGGCAGGCACCAATTCCGGGACCTATTCGGCCATTGCGGTCGGGACTCCTGTCGTGTTCACCGGCTTCACCTTCAATCCAAGTTCGGGGCTGGTACCGATGGAATCCTTATGGACCCTGACCAGTCTCGGCAATACCTACAGTTTCGATCTGAACTCCATCAACAGAGGCCATCAGTCGAAATACTTCCTGAACCTTCTCGGAGAAGGGGTCTTGCACGCCACGGGATTCGACCCGACCCCGGGGAACTGGTATTACAGCAGCCAGGACGGAGCAATCGCATTTTCCGCCGAATCTTCATCCGCGCCGGTCCCTGAGCCCGGGACGTTCGCACTATTGGGTGCCGGCCTCCTCGGCCTCGCCGTCTATGGCAAGCGCCGCAGGAACCACGATCATTCCTGTAACGCGTGA
- a CDS encoding site-specific integrase: MKKKITLDFLKTLAPQEKLFRVYDTSIKGFVLRIQPTGTMTFYYEYRNAAGVNKSYKIGRLGDIKLAQARERAEEKSAEALLGIDVQAKKKSEKQQAKSNLYNTLSGFLDKKYEPWAMAELRTGKDVLDRIRRNFSHLLDRELQEIHAWDISKWRAEQMKKGKKPSTVNRDISCLYSALSRAVEWGVISIHPLEKLKPIKTDSNGAIRYLSEDERTRLITALNEREAGLRAKRLTANKWRLERKLAPYPEIRTDDFADYLKPMVLVTLNTGLRRGELFSLRWEDVNFDVDSLTVHGVVAKNKTTRHIPLNETAKTTLKRWKEQTGKTTGFVFGNKKGERFDNIYSSWDSLVKYAAINNFRWHDMRHDFASKLVMAGVPLNTVRELLGHSDIRMTLRYAHLAQDHKADAVRKLASL, from the coding sequence ATGAAGAAAAAGATAACTTTGGACTTTCTCAAGACGCTGGCCCCTCAAGAAAAACTGTTTAGGGTATACGATACCAGTATTAAAGGGTTTGTACTGCGCATTCAGCCTACCGGCACCATGACCTTCTACTATGAGTATCGAAACGCGGCGGGAGTTAACAAAAGCTACAAAATCGGACGTCTGGGAGATATCAAGCTTGCTCAGGCAAGGGAGAGGGCCGAGGAGAAGTCCGCCGAAGCGCTTTTGGGAATCGACGTCCAGGCAAAAAAGAAATCGGAAAAACAACAGGCCAAAAGTAACCTTTACAACACCCTTTCTGGTTTCCTTGATAAGAAATATGAGCCATGGGCAATGGCTGAATTAAGAACTGGAAAGGATGTTCTTGACAGGATTAGACGGAATTTCTCGCACCTGCTGGATAGGGAGTTACAAGAGATTCATGCCTGGGACATCTCCAAGTGGAGAGCTGAGCAGATGAAGAAAGGAAAGAAGCCCTCGACAGTAAACAGGGATATCTCCTGCCTTTACTCAGCGCTCTCAAGGGCTGTTGAATGGGGTGTGATTTCGATCCACCCGCTGGAAAAATTGAAGCCGATCAAGACGGACAGCAATGGGGCAATTCGTTATTTGTCTGAGGACGAAAGAACAAGGCTCATAACGGCTTTAAATGAACGGGAGGCAGGTCTGAGGGCAAAAAGGCTTACTGCAAACAAATGGAGGCTGGAACGGAAGCTAGCACCATACCCTGAGATCCGAACAGATGACTTCGCTGACTACCTTAAGCCCATGGTTCTTGTCACCCTTAACACAGGGCTGAGACGAGGGGAGTTATTCAGCCTGCGCTGGGAGGATGTTAACTTCGATGTTGATTCACTTACTGTTCATGGAGTGGTCGCCAAGAACAAAACCACCAGACACATCCCTTTAAATGAAACCGCTAAAACTACGCTGAAGCGTTGGAAAGAGCAAACCGGCAAGACCACTGGATTCGTATTTGGCAATAAAAAGGGGGAGCGATTCGACAACATCTACTCCTCTTGGGATAGCCTCGTAAAATATGCTGCTATTAATAATTTTAGATGGCATGACATGCGCCATGACTTCGCCTCTAAGCTAGTAATGGCAGGGGTGCCATTGAACACAGTTAGAGAGTTACTCGGTCACTCTGATATAAGAATGACCTTGAGGTATGCTCACCTCGCGCAAGACCACAAGGCAGATGCAGTTCGCAAACTTGCTTCTCTCTAG
- a CDS encoding alpha-amylase family glycosyl hydrolase, protein MSKEADIKEDKPKVKRADGMGATPHSGGVGFRVWAPHATGVSVIGSFNNWDGAKNPLQAEENGNWYADVPGAKIGDPYKYLLATEKGELTRIDPYAREVTGSTGNAVVHDPDFDWGDDFHLAPWNELVIYELHVGTFNDQEDDNAAAQFDSIAARLGHLKKLGVNAIQIMPVGEFAGDRSWGYNPAHIFSVELSYGGPRAFKRFVKRAHSQGVAVILDVVYNHLGPGDLDLWQFDGWSENGLGGIYFYNDGRSHTPWGETRPNYGVGEVRQFISDNVFMWLREYHVDGLRYDCTQFIRSVDGTAENDLPEGWSLLQWLNEQVTRQFPGRITIAEDLQNNSWLTKTVGAGGAGFGSQWDANFVHPIRRAVITPDDQDRSLAAIRDALCYRYNDDAFDRVIYSESHDEVANGKARVPQEINPGDPKGWYAQKRSTLAAALVFTAPGIPMLFQGQEFLEGEWFRDTVPLDWDQRDEFRGIVRLYRDLIHLRLNRAGFTRGLCGQFTQVHHLNEQAKVIAFHRWDQGGAGDDVVVVANFLAEPQEDYVVGFPAEGTWKLRFNSDWQGYSEVFSDHPSGDAGAETGECDGLPCHAAISLGPYSVLIFSR, encoded by the coding sequence ATGAGCAAAGAGGCCGATATCAAGGAGGACAAGCCCAAGGTAAAAAGGGCCGACGGGATGGGGGCGACACCGCACAGTGGGGGAGTCGGATTCCGTGTCTGGGCTCCACATGCAACGGGGGTATCTGTCATCGGGTCTTTTAATAACTGGGATGGTGCCAAGAACCCCCTGCAGGCAGAAGAAAACGGCAACTGGTATGCCGATGTGCCGGGGGCCAAAATCGGTGATCCCTACAAGTACCTGCTCGCTACCGAAAAAGGGGAGTTGACGCGCATCGACCCCTATGCCCGAGAGGTGACCGGTTCGACCGGCAACGCGGTGGTCCACGATCCGGACTTTGACTGGGGCGACGACTTCCACCTGGCTCCCTGGAACGAGTTGGTCATCTACGAGCTGCATGTCGGGACCTTCAATGACCAGGAGGATGACAACGCGGCGGCCCAGTTCGACTCGATCGCGGCCCGTCTGGGGCATCTGAAAAAACTGGGAGTCAACGCCATCCAGATCATGCCGGTGGGCGAGTTTGCCGGCGACCGATCCTGGGGATACAACCCTGCCCATATCTTCTCCGTCGAACTGAGCTACGGAGGCCCCCGGGCCTTCAAGCGTTTCGTTAAACGTGCCCACAGCCAGGGAGTCGCGGTGATCCTCGACGTGGTCTACAACCACCTGGGGCCAGGGGACCTCGATCTGTGGCAGTTCGACGGCTGGTCCGAGAACGGGCTGGGCGGCATCTACTTCTACAATGACGGCCGGTCCCACACCCCTTGGGGGGAGACCCGTCCCAATTATGGCGTGGGAGAGGTGCGCCAGTTTATCTCCGATAACGTGTTCATGTGGCTCCGGGAATACCACGTGGACGGGTTGCGCTACGACTGTACCCAGTTCATCAGGAGTGTCGACGGGACGGCCGAAAACGACCTCCCCGAGGGGTGGAGCCTCCTGCAGTGGCTGAACGAACAGGTTACCCGGCAGTTCCCCGGCCGCATCACCATCGCCGAGGACCTGCAGAACAACAGCTGGCTCACCAAGACCGTGGGCGCAGGGGGGGCCGGCTTCGGGTCGCAGTGGGACGCGAACTTCGTGCATCCCATACGCCGGGCGGTAATAACCCCCGACGATCAGGACCGTTCGCTTGCCGCCATCCGCGACGCCTTATGTTACCGTTACAACGACGACGCCTTCGATCGGGTCATCTACAGCGAAAGCCACGACGAGGTGGCCAACGGCAAGGCCCGCGTCCCGCAGGAGATAAACCCCGGAGACCCCAAGGGATGGTACGCCCAGAAACGCTCGACCCTGGCCGCCGCCCTGGTCTTCACGGCCCCCGGCATACCCATGCTGTTCCAGGGGCAGGAGTTTCTCGAAGGGGAGTGGTTCCGGGACACGGTCCCGCTGGACTGGGATCAGCGCGACGAGTTCCGCGGCATCGTCCGGCTCTACCGGGACCTGATCCATCTGCGGCTCAACCGCGCTGGTTTCACCCGCGGTCTTTGCGGGCAGTTCACCCAGGTGCATCACTTGAACGAGCAGGCCAAGGTGATCGCCTTCCACCGCTGGGACCAGGGCGGAGCGGGGGATGACGTCGTCGTGGTTGCCAACTTCCTCGCAGAGCCGCAGGAGGACTACGTCGTCGGCTTCCCGGCCGAAGGTACCTGGAAGCTGCGCTTCAACAGCGACTGGCAGGGCTACAGCGAAGTTTTCTCTGATCATCCAAGCGGTGACGCCGGTGCCGAAACGGGCGAGTGCGACGGCCTCCCCTGTCATGCCGCAATTTCTCTGGGGCCCTACAGCGTGCTGATCTTTTCCAGGTGA
- a CDS encoding sigma-54 interaction domain-containing protein, with translation MGIDKDKSRLNAIYKPRPAAQHRISAVPVPSPPLTKEEMQRLVQQLEIHQIELETQNEELRQAREELEVSLNNYSELYDFAPLGYFTFDINGVIRQVNLTGAQLLGVARHLLVDTPFTRYIADAQGRELFPRHLASVAQNSTPQQCQIRLKGEDDSIVFTQFRSVRVDGSSKKDGHVRIFCSVVDDTIARRLKEDLQKSHDSLESTVSSRTGELAGTNKLLAREIEERKKTEESLQEAYSVIERLKDRLQAENIYLQQEAARQYNFGEIIGQSEALAQVMARVEQVAPMNATVLLQGETGTGKGMVARAIHNGSVRRKRPMITVNCTALPVTLVESELFGREKGAFTGAFARQIGRFELADGGTIFLDEIGDMPLELQSKLLRVIQDGEFERLGGNQTIKTDVRIIAATNRNLEQEIRTGRFREDLYYRLNVFPILMPPLRQRSEDIPLLVDFFLAKFNKKNGREITTVPKETIRALQQYQWPGNVRELESVIERAVITSQGSTLQVLDRFDSFRSQEDAADKSWQEAGEERKWPEDIKTLVDLERDHILSVLLKTGWRIEGGSGAAVILGINASTLRARMRKLGIVRK, from the coding sequence ATGGGTATTGACAAAGACAAGAGCCGTCTGAATGCGATCTACAAACCACGCCCCGCCGCACAACATCGTATAAGTGCCGTACCTGTCCCATCGCCGCCCTTGACGAAAGAAGAAATGCAAAGGCTTGTTCAGCAGCTCGAAATCCACCAGATCGAGCTTGAAACGCAGAACGAGGAGTTACGCCAGGCCAGGGAAGAGCTTGAAGTCTCACTTAACAACTACTCAGAACTATATGACTTTGCCCCGTTAGGCTATTTCACCTTCGACATAAACGGAGTGATACGGCAGGTAAACCTGACCGGCGCCCAACTACTGGGAGTGGCGCGACACCTGCTGGTCGACACCCCCTTCACCCGGTATATCGCCGATGCGCAAGGACGGGAGCTTTTTCCCCGGCACCTTGCCAGTGTCGCACAAAATTCGACCCCACAGCAGTGCCAAATCAGACTGAAAGGAGAAGACGACTCTATCGTCTTCACCCAGTTTCGCTCGGTCAGGGTCGACGGCAGCAGTAAGAAGGACGGGCATGTCCGTATCTTTTGCTCGGTGGTTGACGATACTATTGCCAGGCGCCTGAAAGAAGACCTGCAGAAGTCTCATGATAGCCTTGAATCAACTGTGTCAAGCCGGACCGGCGAACTGGCGGGGACGAACAAGTTGCTCGCGCGTGAAATTGAGGAGCGAAAGAAGACAGAGGAGTCACTCCAGGAGGCCTACTCCGTCATAGAGCGGCTAAAGGACCGACTCCAGGCAGAAAACATCTACCTGCAGCAGGAAGCTGCCCGGCAGTACAACTTCGGAGAGATCATCGGACAAAGCGAGGCCCTGGCGCAGGTAATGGCCCGCGTCGAACAGGTAGCTCCCATGAACGCCACGGTTCTGCTGCAGGGTGAAACCGGTACCGGCAAGGGAATGGTGGCGCGAGCCATCCACAACGGTTCTGTCCGCAGGAAGCGCCCGATGATAACGGTCAACTGCACGGCGCTGCCGGTTACCCTTGTGGAGAGCGAACTCTTCGGGCGGGAAAAAGGCGCCTTCACCGGGGCTTTCGCACGGCAGATCGGACGCTTTGAGCTGGCTGACGGCGGCACCATATTCCTTGATGAAATCGGCGATATGCCGCTTGAATTGCAAAGCAAACTGCTCAGGGTCATCCAGGACGGAGAATTCGAGCGACTGGGTGGCAACCAGACCATCAAGACCGATGTACGTATCATCGCGGCTACCAACCGTAACCTGGAGCAGGAAATCCGGACCGGCAGGTTTCGGGAAGACCTCTACTACCGGCTCAATGTATTTCCAATCTTGATGCCGCCGCTTAGGCAGCGCAGTGAAGACATACCGCTGCTTGTTGATTTTTTTCTCGCCAAGTTCAACAAAAAAAACGGCAGGGAGATCACCACCGTCCCGAAGGAGACCATACGCGCCCTGCAGCAATACCAGTGGCCTGGCAACGTGCGGGAGTTGGAAAGTGTAATAGAGCGGGCAGTAATCACGAGCCAAGGGAGCACTTTACAGGTGCTGGACCGGTTCGACAGCTTCCGGTCGCAAGAGGATGCCGCAGATAAGAGCTGGCAGGAAGCTGGTGAAGAGCGGAAGTGGCCGGAAGATATCAAGACCCTCGTCGACCTGGAACGCGACCACATCCTCAGCGTCTTGCTGAAAACAGGCTGGCGCATCGAGGGGGGAAGTGGCGCGGCTGTGATTCTAGGAATCAACGCCAGCACCCTGCGCGCCCGTATGCGAAAATTAGGAATCGTCCGTAAATAG
- a CDS encoding phospholipase D-like domain-containing protein — protein MYISVFAPRFGHRPCCRMCEFTQPTMVGSTNLDYLSMSSNGEANAVVLNREIALQMEQMFTRGWPTPS, from the coding sequence ATGTATATATCCGTTTTCGCCCCTCGCTTTGGCCATCGTCCTTGCTGCCGGATGTGCGAGTTTACCCAACCGACCATGGTAGGATCGACAAACCTGGACTACCTGAGCATGTCAAGCAATGGCGAGGCGAATGCGGTCGTCCTCAACAGGGAGATCGCACTCCAGATGGAGCAGATGTTTACCAGGGGCTGGCCGACTCCAAGCTGA
- a CDS encoding helix-turn-helix transcriptional regulator yields MAAVKRGFTEAEAADYIAMSRSFLRQSRMNGDLKGRVPGPRYIRIGRRAIRYLREDLDAWLEMFAKS; encoded by the coding sequence ATGGCTGCTGTAAAAAGGGGCTTCACCGAGGCAGAAGCTGCCGATTACATTGCGATGAGCAGGTCCTTTCTCAGGCAGTCACGCATGAACGGTGACTTGAAGGGGCGCGTGCCTGGGCCACGTTATATTCGAATAGGGAGACGTGCTATTCGGTACCTTCGCGAAGATCTTGATGCATGGCTCGAAATGTTTGCTAAGAGCTGA
- a CDS encoding OmpA family protein — MNLPKVLRVFSLPMLLASMAALSGCAHYEVNNGHGSIPGYYIRSEMQEADRAVESARQAGKDKTCPAEFKAAEDARNNAYDVFRACHTEEGVALAKKATAQANALCPPRAAAVEEIIPVGEPGQLKPEPVPVVEPTPDRIKYCVYLGIEYDINKADIRPEYRDEVARVGDFMKKYPSTTAVIEGYADEVGDRAYNVQLSQRRAEGVVKYLEDNFGIAPARLSAKGYGEAKPVADNATDAGRQKNRHINAIIDCALDVKDIAPPPERLCMNLKLEFASDSPRIDPRFYDQIDAVGEYMKKYPTTTAVIEGHTDSMGSAEHNLKLSQQRAESVVHYLIEKSGIDGVRLSAKGYGATRQIAYNDTPEGRQQNRRINAIIDCVIKK, encoded by the coding sequence ATGAACCTGCCAAAAGTCTTGAGAGTATTTTCACTTCCGATGCTGTTGGCCTCAATGGCGGCACTGTCCGGGTGTGCTCACTACGAGGTCAACAACGGTCACGGCAGCATTCCAGGGTATTACATCCGCTCGGAGATGCAGGAAGCTGATCGGGCCGTGGAGTCCGCGCGCCAGGCCGGCAAGGACAAGACCTGCCCTGCCGAGTTCAAAGCCGCCGAGGATGCCAGGAACAACGCCTACGATGTCTTCAGGGCCTGCCATACCGAAGAGGGCGTCGCACTGGCTAAGAAGGCCACGGCGCAGGCCAACGCCCTCTGTCCGCCGCGGGCCGCAGCGGTTGAAGAAATCATTCCCGTGGGCGAACCCGGCCAGTTGAAGCCTGAACCGGTACCGGTCGTCGAACCGACCCCGGACCGGATCAAGTACTGCGTATACCTAGGCATCGAGTACGACATAAACAAGGCGGACATTCGCCCCGAGTATCGCGATGAGGTGGCCAGAGTCGGTGACTTCATGAAGAAGTATCCCTCGACGACCGCAGTCATCGAAGGTTATGCCGATGAGGTCGGCGATCGGGCTTACAACGTGCAACTCTCCCAGCGGCGTGCCGAGGGCGTGGTGAAATACCTTGAGGATAATTTCGGTATCGCCCCCGCCCGCCTCTCCGCCAAGGGATACGGCGAGGCGAAGCCGGTGGCCGACAACGCAACCGACGCGGGACGGCAGAAAAACCGGCACATCAATGCCATCATCGACTGCGCGCTCGACGTGAAGGACATTGCACCTCCCCCCGAACGGCTTTGCATGAATCTGAAGCTTGAATTCGCCTCGGACAGCCCCCGCATCGACCCCCGTTTTTACGACCAGATCGACGCCGTCGGCGAGTACATGAAGAAGTACCCGACGACCACCGCAGTGATCGAGGGACACACCGATAGCATGGGCTCTGCCGAGCACAACCTGAAGCTCTCCCAGCAGCGTGCCGAAAGTGTGGTGCATTACCTGATCGAAAAAAGCGGTATCGATGGGGTCCGGCTCTCAGCAAAGGGGTATGGAGCCACCCGGCAGATCGCGTATAACGACACGCCCGAGGGAAGGCAACAGAACAGAAGGATAAATGCCATCATCGACTGCGTGATCAAGAAGTAA
- a CDS encoding BON domain-containing protein, translating to MLKLQRILRLVVCAGLVGASFGCASSRTHESTGEYVDNTVITTKVKAAIFNEASLKTFQISVKTYKDEVQLSGFVDSAQSVAKAGEVARSVPGVGSVKNDLLVK from the coding sequence ATGCTAAAACTGCAGCGTATTTTGCGACTAGTGGTCTGTGCCGGGTTGGTAGGAGCGTCCTTCGGGTGTGCCTCTAGCAGAACCCATGAGAGCACCGGCGAGTACGTCGACAACACCGTGATCACGACCAAGGTAAAAGCAGCCATCTTCAACGAAGCCTCGCTGAAAACCTTTCAGATAAGCGTCAAGACCTACAAGGATGAAGTACAGTTAAGCGGGTTCGTTGATTCGGCTCAAAGCGTCGCCAAGGCAGGAGAAGTCGCCAGGAGCGTTCCAGGCGTTGGATCGGTGAAAAACGATTTGCTGGTAAAATGA